The DNA region CCGCCTGTTGGTCTCATGTATAGCTAATCTAAAGGGCATGTATTGCCTTGGGACGCTATTGACACCAAGTTCCTAAAACTtgacctttttttaaaaaaaatgaagtaaaTATTTAGGGGAGGAATGCTCCTATTGCGTGCCCTGAAATATGGGCAGCCAAGGCAAAATATAGATGTTCATCTGGAAGAGTGCATGTTCACTTTGTGATGCAGTAGCTTAGTATTTAGAATGTTCCTATTGTGCGACATGAAATATGGGCAGGCAACAAAGGCATAATGCACATGTTCGTCTAGGAGACTACATGCTCATTTCTCTATGCAGTAGTTTAGTATTTAGAATGTTGTGGGAGTAGTTCTAAAACATAATACGTTGGAGTCGATGGACATAATACCTGCATCCTGAGCTGTCTCTGAGGTTTTGGTAATTTTGTTCTGCAGAAGGCACATCGCCACATGGTGAGCTGCCTCATGGAGGCGATCTCAAGCAGAGGCTCAAACAGGAACATAGAAAGACCAGTCAGAATGTCTGCGAAGGCCTGCAGCACAGTGAACGTGTGCCTGGAGAGCCAAccttgagaagaagaagacagccTACACCAATTGGTTCGGTTGTGCGGTTGCTCTGTCTGGCTCTCGTGGTGATCCTTGCATTTGTTGGTTTATGGAAATCTAGCTTATGTAAATCGCTGCTGTGGTAACTATTGTAAATGATTCAGGGTAGTCGCAGCATTAGTACCTAGCGTGAATGGCTGGtctccaaaaagaaagaaaaaaagtgtGAATGTTTCAGGGTCTATAGGACTCACTATGCTCCTGTGTATATTTGCTGGGCTGGCATAACATAGAGTTAGAAATCTCAGAGCTGTTCTGTAAGGTAGTTGATTCATACTTCATAGAATGAACTTGTGTACACGAGTTACTTATGTAGAAATTCCATGCTCATATATGTGGGGAGGTGCTTGTAGCTGTATCATGGATCCCTCATCTATTTTTACCACAAATCTGTTGATTCCTTTCCATCAGAATAAAGCTCAGTTGAAATCAGCGCAGGTGAAATATGGAATCAACTCATTAGAGCCATAACCAGGTGAGTCCAAATTATTATCTGCGAGCATGGTCCTAGAGTAAAATGGGTTGGAAGAGAAATGAAAACTGCAGGGCCAATCTTTTCAAAAAGCTAAAATTGCTGCTACAACCTAGAGTTTAAGAAGCTAAAATCATACGAGACGAGAACACATCTTGGTTTCTACATGTATTTGAGGGCAAACACACCAAAACTGATTCCGAGGAAGGTGGCGATGGCGATTCCGAAAATGCCGGCGAGGATACCTGGAACCATCAAAGAAATCCAGCCCTTTGCGGTCGCCATCCCGCAGGCTGTGGTCGGGCCACCCACGTTTGCGTTTGACGCTATCAGCAGCAACTTGTCGTCAAATCTGAGCAGCTTCCCGGCGCCAAGAATCACCAAGAGATGTACCGCGATTTGCACAGATGCAAATGCAAATATGGTAGGTGTTGTGTTGATGACATTGCCGATGCTTCCATTAGCTCCAACAACAGCAAAGAACACCTGCCAATTCGATTGAATTGCGTTGAATTGAATCGAATCGAATTCCATGCAGAGGCTAAAGCATACTACTTGCCTGCATCAGAATTACAGCCAGGGCCTCGCCTGACGGAGCAAGCTTTCCGATGAGAGGGGAACAATGTTGCCAAAGCCACCACGATTCCAGTGATGCAGGGAAGGCTTCCCCCTTGTATGCCCAGCAAGCTCGTCGTGTATCTTCCTGCTTTGCATATGGCAAACGCCACCGCCATGGCCATGGCACTTTGCAGAGAAGGTAACTTGTCCCCAGCTAACGATTCCGAGCGCCCCTGACCATCTCCTCAAGATCAAAAGGTATTTAGGTACTAGTGTGTTGAATTAAAGCATAATCTACTTAGTTGACTTGCAACATATATTAGAGAAATCTAAACATGAACTCGCACTCGCTAATGAAGGGAAAGTGAACTCTTGAATTATATCAAATTATGTGGTGGATGGAACCAAAGTTTTCAGGTCCACGAAAACGCAACGCTATGACTGGGGGCTTTTCATTTTTCTTGAGAACCCAGCCAAAAGATGCATTACTTGAGgcttttcattcttttttttcttttctggcgAGGAGTATTACTGGAGGCTTTGCCTTGCACTAAATTTTCCGCGAGAATAAATGCAAGACACCAACATGATCTGCCTACGGAATTGAGAATtatgagagagaaaggaaagacTACAAAACAGGAGAAAGTAAGTAACTCACCTGCTGGTTGCGAATCTTCTGCGGGAATTTTAGCAGCTAATGCAAAGAGACTTGTGAAGTAGAGTGCACAGATAACATTGTCAGCAGCTAGTCCTGCTGCCTGCACTGATGAGGAAACCCCAAGAGCTTCTGAAACAGCAACGTAGTTGACGGCTGACGAGGTAAAGTAGCAACCAGTGTTGAAGTTGAAGACGTTTACAATGAAATGCAGGTAAGCTAAGCTAAGGCAAGAAACAATTGGTACCACACCTCCACCAATGTGGCGACTCATGAGCGCTGCTGCGATCTTCCAATTATCTTGCCCCAGCGACCGCATCGGGACAAGCAGGAATGCCACCACTGTGCCGATCGTTGTCGCCACTGCAAGCAAATTGAGCAGCAAATTACGATACTACGAGCAGATGGGAATGCAAGAAATAGTACAAGTAGAGAAGGCCGTACGAGATCCGAGCAAGAAGGCTCGGAGGAGGTCGCCGGTGGAGCGGAGGAAGGTCCGGTTACCCCAGTGGTCAGATGCGGGAACAAGGGGTCCATGTCCATGGCCCCAGGACGGCAGGACGAAGGCGGTGGCCAATATCGGGCGCTGGTGGAGTCGGGCagacgaggaggacgacgaccgtGCAAATGCAAGGCCGCACGAGTAGTTGTGGCGGCAGCTGCGGTGACGGAGCGGAGCGCTGGCCTTGGCTGGGACGAAGATGGCCGTCGCAGCGGCCATCCGGTGCACGCACGCGGAGGCGGAGATCACGACGAGAGTCAACGACCGGTGAGCACCTTCGGACCTCACCTGAGCACTGAACACTGAACAGCAAGGGAACAAGTAAACTGGAGCCAGGCACAAATTCAGCAAGGAAACAACATTACTGGCAGCATTGTTATACCACTGATGAATTGCATTACATTACAGTGCTAGATACAGGTAGCCTGAAGAAACAGCAAGTTCGTTCGTCACCGGCAAATCAACACAACAACCTAACCAAGCATACACTCCAGTACATCAAACAGGAGCAGTAACTTTAACGCATTTCAAGCGGGGAGATCCCAGCAGACGGTTTGTAGTATTCAAGAgcgcttcttcctcttcttctcatcttcACATTTCTCCGACGCATTCTTCAgctgcaacaacaacaaaaataacaacAGCAGACATCAGAACGACACGAGCTATTCCCTGGTGGGGCGGGGTGGGATGGGGGGGGACATCAACTGCTAACTAACCATGATGACAAGGACCCGAACAAGAACTGCAACAAAGTCGGTGAAGAGAGTAAGTGCATGCTTGATGTAGTCCATATCCCCATGGTGTGCCCTCTCGATGATCTCCTGGGTGTCAAACACCATATATCCCAGGAAAACCAGGAGGCCAAAGTAGAGCTGCAGATTATCATCAATCCATCATGCAAAGTCAGTTTGCCAGGCTACTTTTACGAGCCTAGGTCAGCGATTTTACCTCAAACATGAAGGTCGCAGTGGAATGGCCAAAGATGGAAGCGGCAAACTGCAGCCAGAGAAGAATTGAGAGGCCAGAAGAAAGCAAACCGCCAAGGTACAGATATTCCCTGCGTTTGGCAATGATAGCAGCACCCGAGAAGCATCCAAAAGCAATTGCAGTTCCGATGAATGCCGTCACTAGAATCCTGGAGGCACAAAGCGTACTAGATAAGATACAGCAATCGAAACAATACACTGCAGGAGGAAGTAGAC from Phragmites australis chromosome 8, lpPhrAust1.1, whole genome shotgun sequence includes:
- the LOC133926062 gene encoding bax inhibitor 1-like; the encoded protein is MESLFGFWDEQSQRRRRRRSGFDSLKHLGHISPAVQSHLKHVYVTLCSALAFSALGAYLHIILNIGGTLTTLGCLAAIVGLFSLPTYQEKNRFALFMSAALLQGTSVGPLIHLALDFDPRILVTAFIGTAIAFGCFSGAAIIAKRREYLYLGGLLSSGLSILLWLQFAASIFGHSTATFMFELYFGLLVFLGYMVFDTQEIIERAHHGDMDYIKHALTLFTDFVAVLVRVLVIMLKNASEKCEDEKKRKKRS